One window from the genome of Luteithermobacter gelatinilyticus encodes:
- a CDS encoding polysaccharide deacetylase family protein produces the protein MSLPSSYLTYPRRHHGMDHDLYPVSYIHERRPVHWPDGKKVALWITIALEFFPLSPNDGPFRAPGHMVTPFPDYRTFTARDYGNRVGIYRLLKLLDQFPFPVSVPMSAVLAKRYPPLLEEMTARHWEIIGHGLDMNALHYGGLDEKTERRYIKDALDLLREKSGQAVTGWLSPARSESENTLHLLPEYSIDYVCDWVNDDLPYQMTTRSGPLFAMPHTYELEDRHLLSTLGQQEQVYLEQIKEACEFLAQEAERGGGRVLHLSLTPYIIGQPFRIHILHQLLQMLSEKDYLWPATGAEILAAWKAAQ, from the coding sequence ATGAGCTTGCCATCCTCTTATCTCACTTATCCACGCCGCCACCATGGTATGGATCATGACCTTTATCCGGTCAGTTACATCCATGAACGCCGGCCCGTGCACTGGCCGGACGGCAAAAAGGTCGCTCTGTGGATCACCATAGCGCTGGAATTTTTTCCACTGAGCCCCAATGACGGCCCGTTTCGCGCCCCCGGTCACATGGTCACCCCATTTCCGGATTATCGGACCTTCACGGCCCGGGATTACGGCAACCGGGTGGGCATTTACCGCCTCCTGAAACTATTGGATCAGTTTCCGTTTCCGGTATCCGTGCCCATGAGCGCCGTCCTTGCCAAACGCTATCCCCCGTTGCTTGAGGAAATGACAGCGCGGCATTGGGAAATCATTGGTCATGGCCTGGACATGAATGCCCTTCATTACGGCGGGCTGGATGAAAAAACCGAACGGCGGTACATCAAAGACGCGCTCGACCTGCTACGGGAAAAAAGCGGCCAGGCGGTGACCGGCTGGCTGTCGCCCGCCCGATCGGAAAGTGAAAACACCTTGCACCTGCTGCCGGAATACAGCATTGACTATGTCTGTGACTGGGTCAATGACGATCTGCCCTATCAGATGACCACCCGCAGCGGGCCGCTGTTTGCCATGCCGCACACCTATGAACTGGAAGACCGGCATCTGCTATCAACCTTGGGACAACAGGAACAGGTTTATCTCGAACAGATTAAGGAGGCCTGTGAATTTCTGGCGCAGGAGGCGGAAAGGGGCGGCGGACGCGTGCTGCACCTTTCACTCACTCCCTATATTATCGGCCAGCCGTTTCGCATTCATATCCTGCATCAACTGCTGCAGATGTTATCGGAAAAAGATTATCTGTGGCCGGCGACGGGAGCGGAGATCCTTGCCGCCTGGAAAGCGGCGCAATGA
- a CDS encoding polysaccharide deacetylase family protein, with protein sequence MTREHAKQTTKPNTKEDTGLYDYWPYKDRPKIVWPGGRKLAFWVAPNIEFYELNPPENPFRKSWSRPYPDIMPYSYRDHGNRVGNWRLMEAMDDYGVRGSISLSVAMCQHHPEIIDACRVRNWEFFSHGIYNTRYVYGMDEAQERAVLEDSIRTVQQATGQRIRGYLAPALTHTERTIRLLSEYDFYYSCDLFQDDQPQPLKTGNGKKLISMPYSLEVNDHYAFNVYGQSPMEYTDLLKRQFDTLLAEGEQSGTVMCIPIHAYLIGRAHRIDPFREILRYATDHRDDVWVTTAVEIAEYYLEHYYDDALAHIRARKHGRGSS encoded by the coding sequence ATGACCCGGGAACACGCCAAACAGACGACAAAACCGAATACAAAAGAGGATACAGGCCTTTATGACTACTGGCCCTACAAAGATCGGCCGAAAATCGTCTGGCCGGGAGGACGGAAGCTGGCCTTCTGGGTTGCGCCCAATATCGAATTTTACGAACTGAACCCGCCGGAAAACCCTTTTCGCAAAAGCTGGTCCCGGCCTTATCCGGACATTATGCCCTATTCCTATCGCGACCATGGCAATCGGGTCGGCAACTGGCGTTTGATGGAAGCCATGGATGACTATGGCGTGCGCGGCTCCATTTCCCTATCGGTGGCCATGTGCCAGCATCATCCGGAAATCATTGATGCCTGCCGGGTGCGGAACTGGGAATTCTTTTCCCACGGGATTTACAACACCCGATATGTCTATGGCATGGATGAAGCCCAGGAACGGGCGGTCTTGGAAGATTCGATCCGTACCGTTCAACAGGCCACGGGACAACGAATTCGCGGCTATCTGGCCCCGGCGCTGACCCATACGGAGCGCACCATCCGGCTTTTAAGCGAATATGATTTTTATTACAGCTGTGACCTGTTTCAGGACGACCAGCCCCAACCCCTGAAAACCGGAAACGGCAAGAAACTGATTTCCATGCCCTATTCCCTGGAGGTGAATGACCATTACGCCTTTAACGTCTATGGCCAGAGCCCGATGGAATATACGGATTTACTGAAACGACAGTTTGATACCCTTCTCGCCGAAGGGGAGCAAAGCGGTACGGTCATGTGCATCCCGATCCATGCCTATCTGATCGGCCGGGCGCATCGCATTGACCCCTTCCGCGAAATCCTGCGGTATGCCACCGATCACCGGGACGATGTCTGGGTGACCACGGCGGTGGAAATTGCCGAATATTATCTGGAACATTATTACGATGACGCCCTGGCCCATATCCGGGCCCGTAAGCACGGAAGGGGATCATCATGA
- a CDS encoding isochorismatase family protein, protein MKASKATAREIFEEIRATPARARFGFGDRLAIVNVDPQKAYTRPDLFPNTAYITDPKQMDYINHISNLARRKGLPVVWTHVAYMKNAADAGVWGTRTDTPDSLQNIKYGSKRHEFDDRLEIHPAVDAVYTKRMPSAFFETPLNSFLRWHKVDTVVVTGGSTSGCVRATAVDSLSHGFRTIVPLECVADKHESYHFANLTDLLLKYADVVGVQDVIDWLEAYEGE, encoded by the coding sequence ATGAAAGCATCAAAGGCTACGGCCCGGGAGATATTCGAAGAAATCCGCGCCACCCCGGCACGCGCCCGTTTCGGGTTCGGTGACAGACTGGCGATTGTCAATGTGGACCCGCAAAAAGCCTATACACGCCCCGATCTGTTTCCCAATACCGCCTACATCACCGATCCCAAACAGATGGATTATATCAACCATATTTCCAATCTGGCCCGACGCAAGGGATTGCCCGTGGTCTGGACCCATGTGGCCTATATGAAAAATGCAGCCGATGCCGGCGTCTGGGGCACTCGCACCGACACGCCGGACAGCCTTCAGAACATCAAATACGGTTCCAAACGCCATGAATTTGACGACCGGCTGGAAATCCATCCGGCTGTGGACGCGGTCTATACCAAACGCATGCCGTCGGCGTTTTTTGAAACCCCGCTTAATTCCTTCTTGCGCTGGCACAAGGTGGACACGGTTGTCGTCACCGGCGGCTCCACCTCGGGATGTGTGCGAGCCACGGCGGTGGACAGCCTGTCACACGGCTTCAGAACAATCGTGCCCCTCGAATGTGTGGCCGATAAACATGAAAGTTATCATTTTGCCAACCTCACAGATCTGTTGCTGAAATATGCCGATGTGGTCGGCGTGCAGGACGTGATTGACTGGCTCGAAGCTTATGAGGGGGAATAA
- a CDS encoding hydroxymethylglutaryl-CoA lyase, with protein MNRIDIEISEVGPRDGLQSIKSIMPLDAKKAWISAEAACGVPEIEVGSFVPPRLLPQLADTAELVAHARTIDGLVVAALVPNFKGAENAIKAGVHKVTIPLSASETHSMANVNRTHNQMIDEVKKIVALIRTLPPERRPRFEGGISTAFGCTLEGPVPEAKILALASALMEAGCDEVGLSDTTGYATPGHIARLVRAVKKEVGEDRLTGLHLHNTRGLGLANVLAALDQGITTFDASLGGLGGCPFAPGASGNIVTEDLVFMLDAMGLKTGINLEELLKVRTILAEALPDEDLFGFVPEAGLPKGYPDGYVFQRHP; from the coding sequence ATGAATAGAATTGACATTGAAATCAGCGAGGTCGGTCCCCGTGACGGCCTGCAAAGCATCAAAAGCATCATGCCGCTAGACGCGAAAAAAGCCTGGATCAGCGCAGAAGCGGCCTGTGGCGTCCCGGAAATCGAGGTGGGTTCCTTTGTGCCGCCACGCCTCCTGCCGCAGCTGGCGGACACGGCGGAACTCGTGGCCCATGCGCGGACTATTGATGGCCTTGTGGTGGCCGCCCTGGTGCCCAATTTCAAGGGCGCGGAAAATGCCATCAAGGCCGGCGTTCACAAAGTCACCATCCCGCTCTCAGCCAGTGAAACCCACAGCATGGCCAATGTCAACCGGACCCACAACCAGATGATCGACGAAGTGAAAAAAATTGTCGCTCTGATCCGGACCCTGCCCCCGGAACGCCGCCCCAGATTCGAAGGCGGCATTTCCACCGCCTTTGGCTGCACCCTAGAAGGCCCGGTGCCCGAAGCCAAAATCCTTGCCCTGGCCAGTGCCCTGATGGAGGCCGGCTGCGACGAGGTGGGACTGTCCGACACCACCGGCTATGCAACCCCGGGCCACATTGCCCGTCTGGTCCGTGCGGTCAAGAAAGAGGTGGGGGAGGACAGGCTGACTGGTCTGCATCTTCATAACACCCGAGGGTTGGGCCTCGCCAATGTCCTGGCGGCGCTGGATCAGGGCATCACCACATTCGATGCCTCGCTGGGCGGGCTGGGCGGCTGTCCGTTCGCCCCCGGCGCCAGCGGCAACATCGTTACAGAAGATCTGGTTTTCATGCTGGATGCCATGGGGCTTAAGACCGGCATCAATCTTGAAGAACTGCTGAAGGTGCGCACCATCCTAGCCGAAGCCCTGCCTGATGAAGACCTGTTTGGGTTTGTCCCCGAAGCCGGATTGCCCAAAGGATATCCCGACGGGTATGTTTTTCAGCGGCACCCATGA
- a CDS encoding CaiB/BaiF CoA transferase family protein, whose translation MADTNDLPLDGVKVIEFTHMVMGPTVGVILADLGAEVIKVEPPKGDNTRRLVGSGSGYFPMYNRNKKSLSLDLKSPEGLDIAHILVRQADVVIENFRPGTMDKLGLGYEVLSQLNERLIYCSEKGFLAGPYEHRTALDEVAQMMGGLAYMTGPPGRPLRAGSSVIDVMGGMFGVIGVLAALKQREITGKGQYVQSALFESTVFLVGQHMAQYAVTGQPANPMPVRISAWAIYEIFETADDEQVFVGVVSDTQWGKFCEAFGLEEWRDDPAYATNAERVRRRDDLIPQVKDLFRQYSKKDLMDKLEHMGLPFAPISRPEEMFDDPHLTQSGGLVELTIPDGEKTRLPALPLEMNGRKFGVRHDLPQIGEQSYDVLKAAGLDEERIRDLADRGVVKLAGKT comes from the coding sequence ATGGCTGATACAAACGATCTTCCTCTTGATGGTGTTAAGGTAATTGAATTCACACACATGGTGATGGGGCCGACAGTTGGGGTGATCCTGGCCGATTTGGGGGCAGAAGTGATCAAGGTGGAGCCCCCGAAGGGAGATAATACCCGACGCCTTGTCGGCTCCGGTTCGGGATATTTCCCCATGTACAACCGGAACAAAAAAAGCCTGTCTTTGGATTTGAAATCTCCGGAAGGTCTGGACATCGCGCATATACTGGTGCGGCAGGCGGATGTGGTTATTGAAAATTTTCGCCCCGGGACCATGGACAAGCTTGGTCTGGGATACGAGGTCTTGAGCCAGCTTAACGAGAGACTGATTTATTGTTCGGAAAAAGGTTTTCTTGCGGGGCCTTATGAACATCGCACGGCCCTGGATGAAGTGGCGCAGATGATGGGCGGACTGGCTTATATGACGGGGCCCCCCGGACGGCCGCTGCGCGCCGGTTCCAGTGTGATTGACGTGATGGGCGGCATGTTTGGTGTGATCGGTGTGCTTGCGGCGTTGAAACAGCGGGAAATTACCGGCAAGGGGCAATATGTACAAAGCGCGCTGTTTGAGAGCACGGTGTTTCTGGTGGGCCAGCATATGGCGCAATATGCGGTTACCGGACAGCCGGCAAATCCCATGCCGGTGCGTATCTCCGCCTGGGCGATTTATGAAATATTCGAAACCGCCGATGATGAGCAGGTATTTGTCGGCGTAGTGTCTGACACCCAATGGGGGAAATTCTGTGAGGCATTCGGCTTGGAAGAATGGCGGGACGATCCGGCTTATGCCACCAATGCGGAACGGGTCAGGCGCCGGGATGATCTGATCCCGCAGGTGAAGGATTTGTTCCGGCAATACAGCAAAAAGGATCTGATGGATAAACTGGAGCATATGGGATTGCCGTTTGCGCCCATATCCCGGCCGGAGGAAATGTTCGATGATCCCCATCTGACGCAGTCGGGGGGGCTGGTTGAGCTGACGATCCCGGATGGCGAAAAAACCCGTCTGCCGGCGTTGCCCCTGGAGATGAACGGTCGAAAATTCGGGGTGCGTCATGACCTACCGCAGATTGGGGAGCAGAGTTATGATGTTCTTAAGGCGGCGGGTCTAGACGAAGAGCGGATCAGGGATCTGGCCGATCGGGGCGTGGTGAAACTTGCCGGGAAGACCTGA
- a CDS encoding flavin monoamine oxidase family protein: MKKSVQTPTRRRVLAGLGAVAGAASLSPGLAHTHTAAASHYDVLIIGAGISGLHAARILEREGAKLLILEASARTGGRLLTLKDVPGRPEAGGLQVGPMYARLRSTAVELGIDLEDFPPSPPGLMISYEGHSTTLQGWPDWSHNPLPEKLKKIPPFALLNAALPRPNPLAELDSWKEADAFQYDVPVSRYLDKMGDSAAIRKMAAVGLQGININDVSALGELRKNRVMMFEKNNGTSQKIKGGSSRLPEVMARSLKCEIRHHKKVIHVNREGARLWVKCSDGSQYSANHIICTAPFSVVRYISFDPPVPALQHQAITHIPYLPVTSFFFTAETPFWEQDGLPPGMWTTSILERIFPLPSPSGQVDIFWGLINGAQALTFDRLARAEQEKTILEELARLRPATQGKLTVHKIHSWTAQPHARGAWAYWKAGQIRKFSATFDKPHHNIHFAGEHTATFSAGMEGAFESAERAAWEILDT, translated from the coding sequence ATGAAAAAATCTGTCCAGACTCCGACGCGGCGTCGTGTTCTTGCCGGTCTGGGGGCTGTTGCCGGCGCCGCGTCCTTGAGCCCCGGCCTGGCTCATACTCATACCGCAGCGGCATCACATTATGATGTCCTTATCATCGGCGCCGGAATATCAGGACTCCATGCCGCACGAATTCTTGAACGCGAGGGGGCAAAGCTTCTTATCCTCGAAGCCAGCGCCCGCACCGGCGGCAGACTGCTGACCCTGAAAGACGTTCCCGGCCGACCGGAAGCCGGCGGTTTGCAAGTGGGCCCCATGTATGCAAGATTGAGATCCACCGCCGTGGAGCTTGGCATCGACCTGGAAGACTTTCCGCCGTCCCCGCCGGGCCTGATGATCAGTTATGAGGGACACTCCACCACCTTACAGGGCTGGCCAGACTGGAGTCACAACCCCCTGCCGGAAAAACTAAAAAAGATTCCGCCTTTCGCGCTACTGAATGCCGCCCTGCCCCGGCCCAACCCGCTGGCTGAGCTTGACAGCTGGAAAGAGGCTGACGCTTTTCAATATGATGTGCCCGTAAGCCGGTATCTGGATAAAATGGGGGATAGCGCCGCCATACGGAAAATGGCTGCCGTGGGCCTTCAGGGGATCAATATCAATGATGTCTCCGCATTGGGCGAATTGCGCAAGAACAGGGTCATGATGTTTGAAAAAAACAACGGCACCAGCCAAAAAATCAAAGGTGGATCAAGCCGGTTGCCGGAAGTCATGGCCAGAAGCCTGAAATGTGAAATCAGACATCACAAAAAAGTCATCCATGTGAACCGTGAGGGGGCCAGACTATGGGTGAAATGCAGCGATGGCAGCCAGTATTCCGCCAATCACATCATCTGCACGGCACCCTTCTCCGTGGTGCGGTATATCTCATTTGATCCCCCTGTTCCTGCCCTGCAACACCAGGCCATCACCCATATCCCCTATCTTCCGGTCACCTCTTTCTTTTTTACCGCCGAAACGCCCTTTTGGGAACAGGACGGCCTGCCGCCCGGCATGTGGACCACGAGCATTCTGGAACGCATTTTCCCGCTGCCCTCGCCTTCCGGACAGGTGGATATTTTCTGGGGATTGATCAATGGCGCACAGGCTTTGACCTTTGACCGCCTGGCCAGAGCGGAACAGGAAAAAACCATCCTTGAGGAACTCGCCCGTCTCAGACCCGCCACCCAGGGGAAGCTGACCGTGCATAAAATCCACTCCTGGACCGCCCAGCCTCATGCCCGCGGCGCCTGGGCTTATTGGAAAGCCGGACAGATCCGCAAATTCAGTGCAACGTTCGATAAACCACACCACAATATTCACTTTGCCGGCGAACACACCGCCACTTTTTCAGCCGGGATGGAAGGCGCATTTGAATCCGCTGAACGGGCCGCCTGGGAAATTCTCGACACATAA
- a CDS encoding GntR family transcriptional regulator produces the protein MTDKIIKPKNALNDSLPTPLYHQIYVLMREKIFSGVYPNGSLLPTENELEKMFGVSRITVKRAMDELAAEGLVSRQRGRGTTVTFSNPVSSSSGTMDGLMGDLLNIALETSVNILEFDYVKAPPHATDALQLPPSSIVQKAIRTRHKDETPFSYVITYVPEDIGRSFSYEELENKPILALIERAGIVISRAKQTITATLADDTTGPALNVTIGSPLLKVARIVYDEYDRPVEYITIYYRPDLYQLNLELSRVVGETSNFWSAQQE, from the coding sequence ATGACAGACAAAATCATAAAACCGAAAAATGCCCTTAATGACAGCCTTCCAACCCCCCTGTATCATCAGATCTATGTGCTGATGCGGGAAAAGATCTTTTCCGGGGTCTATCCCAACGGGTCACTGCTGCCAACCGAAAATGAACTGGAAAAAATGTTCGGTGTTTCACGCATCACCGTCAAGCGCGCCATGGATGAACTGGCCGCGGAGGGGCTGGTCTCCCGTCAGCGGGGCCGCGGCACCACGGTCACTTTTTCCAACCCCGTGTCGTCCTCGTCGGGCACAATGGACGGGTTGATGGGCGATTTGTTAAACATCGCGCTGGAAACCAGCGTCAACATCCTGGAATTTGATTATGTCAAGGCGCCGCCCCATGCCACGGACGCCCTGCAACTCCCGCCGTCCTCAATCGTTCAAAAAGCGATCCGTACGCGACACAAGGACGAAACCCCCTTTTCGTATGTCATCACTTATGTACCGGAAGATATTGGACGGTCTTTCTCCTATGAGGAACTGGAAAACAAACCAATCCTGGCGCTGATAGAACGGGCCGGCATCGTCATTTCCCGGGCCAAACAAACGATCACAGCAACCCTGGCGGACGACACCACCGGGCCGGCGCTCAATGTGACCATTGGCTCCCCCCTGCTCAAAGTGGCCCGGATCGTCTATGATGAATATGACCGCCCGGTAGAATATATCACCATTTATTACCGGCCGGACTTGTATCAGCTCAATCTCGAACTATCCCGGGTTGTCGGCGAAACGTCAAACTTCTGGTCAGCCCAACAAGAATAA
- a CDS encoding DUF1330 domain-containing protein yields the protein MPAYMIIVAELEDPDGFREYAQAAGNLIGKFGGEYIVRGARRSVCLEGDWPDEQKIVISKWPSLEAAQAFWNSREYGEIRKLREGRARVRVRLVEGAGS from the coding sequence ATGCCGGCATATATGATCATTGTTGCGGAGCTGGAGGACCCGGACGGATTCCGGGAGTATGCCCAGGCCGCCGGCAATCTGATCGGGAAATTCGGCGGTGAATATATTGTGCGCGGGGCCCGGCGCAGCGTCTGCTTGGAAGGGGACTGGCCGGATGAACAGAAGATTGTGATCTCAAAATGGCCTTCTCTGGAGGCCGCGCAGGCTTTCTGGAATTCCAGGGAATATGGCGAGATCAGGAAACTGCGTGAAGGGCGGGCCCGGGTCAGGGTGCGCCTGGTCGAGGGGGCAGGGTCATGA
- a CDS encoding aldehyde dehydrogenase family protein, whose amino-acid sequence MTKRIPVRNPRNGRYDYEITVTTSAEISALVEIMRQAQKAWQVKGLAYRIRVLEKLKAAIAHHRRALIDALVIDTGRLFISVAEVDGLAGAIDRWIGIASSETPPQTHQSTALPFIEYRVERQPYAAVGVISPWNFPLTLSLIDALPAVLAGCSVIIKPSEVTPRFAQPLRQVIADVEELRDLVQIVDGDGSTGAALIKHVDVVCFTGSVATGRKVAEAAARNFIPVFLELGGKDPAVVLEDADVDRAVSALLRASIVNTGHACQSIERIYVARSLYDEFLAKLVDQARAVDLNYPDIHEGHIGPIIFEQQARIIQRHLEDAVARGAIIHCGGKIETLGGGLWCRPTVVSDLHQDMALMQEETFGPVLPVLAFDSEDQAVEIANDTAYGLSAAVFSRSLERAHGVAARLDAGGISINDASLTGLMHEAEKQSFKLSGMGESRMGPAGYKRFFRKKAIMTNVGDVFDVEAFHESRANYP is encoded by the coding sequence ATGACCAAAAGGATCCCGGTTCGCAACCCGCGCAATGGCCGTTATGATTATGAAATAACCGTCACCACATCAGCGGAAATTTCCGCCCTGGTGGAGATAATGCGCCAGGCGCAGAAGGCTTGGCAGGTCAAGGGGCTTGCCTACCGGATCAGGGTTTTGGAAAAACTAAAGGCCGCCATTGCCCATCACCGTCGGGCCCTGATTGACGCGTTGGTGATCGATACGGGCCGGCTGTTTATTTCCGTGGCCGAAGTGGACGGTCTTGCCGGTGCCATTGACCGCTGGATTGGTATCGCCTCATCTGAAACGCCCCCGCAAACACATCAATCAACGGCCCTGCCGTTTATTGAATATCGGGTCGAGAGACAGCCCTATGCGGCTGTGGGCGTGATCAGCCCGTGGAATTTTCCGCTGACCCTTTCCCTGATTGATGCGCTGCCGGCGGTATTGGCAGGATGTAGTGTGATCATCAAGCCCAGCGAGGTGACCCCGCGTTTTGCCCAACCACTCAGGCAGGTGATCGCGGATGTGGAGGAATTGCGGGATCTTGTTCAAATTGTCGATGGGGACGGCAGTACCGGCGCGGCCTTGATCAAGCATGTGGATGTTGTCTGTTTCACAGGCAGCGTGGCCACCGGGCGGAAGGTGGCGGAAGCCGCAGCACGGAATTTTATTCCGGTTTTTCTGGAACTGGGAGGCAAAGATCCAGCAGTGGTGCTGGAAGATGCCGATGTGGACCGAGCGGTGAGCGCTTTGTTGCGGGCGTCGATTGTCAACACCGGGCACGCTTGTCAATCCATAGAACGTATTTATGTGGCCCGTTCCCTGTATGATGAGTTTCTGGCGAAACTGGTGGACCAGGCGCGCGCCGTTGACCTGAACTACCCGGATATTCATGAGGGGCATATCGGGCCGATCATTTTTGAACAGCAGGCCCGGATTATTCAGCGCCATCTAGAGGATGCGGTGGCGCGGGGCGCGATCATTCATTGTGGCGGAAAAATTGAGACCCTTGGCGGCGGGCTGTGGTGTCGGCCTACGGTGGTGAGCGATCTTCACCAGGATATGGCGCTGATGCAAGAGGAAACCTTTGGTCCGGTGCTGCCGGTCCTGGCGTTTGATAGTGAAGATCAGGCCGTTGAAATAGCCAATGACACGGCATACGGGCTGAGTGCGGCGGTGTTCTCAAGATCCCTTGAGCGGGCCCATGGAGTGGCGGCCCGCCTTGACGCCGGTGGCATCAGTATCAATGACGCCAGTCTGACCGGTTTGATGCATGAAGCCGAAAAACAATCCTTCAAACTGTCCGGGATGGGCGAATCCCGCATGGGGCCCGCCGGGTATAAACGGTTTTTCAGGAAAAAGGCGATCATGACCAATGTGGGGGACGTTTTTGACGTGGAGGCGTTCCATGAAAGCCGGGCAAATTATCCATGA
- a CDS encoding amidohydrolase family protein: MTQDRNTRNFLAIDAVVNIWTREALQHRPDWTDEFFIGKVKGEHGSAGTSLEEMIDQMDEAGIEYAFLVAAKTGRPGLPGCYHMPPEVVAEAVAKYPKRFFGLVGIDPYQGMDGVRALEDDVKNKGFIGAHLYPHWFELAPNHAKYYPFYAKCIDLDIPIQMQVGQSLIYAKNNRCRSVGRPIYLDDIACDLPELKLIGSHVGIPWHEEMIAMAWKHENVYICTDAHSPKYWPESVWKYMNSYGQDKVIFGTDFPVLRFGQTIEEIRAYGLKPEVERKFLRNNVIKLYRLEQRGVQPAVEV, from the coding sequence ATGACCCAGGATCGGAATACAAGGAATTTTCTGGCAATTGATGCCGTGGTCAATATCTGGACCCGCGAGGCGCTTCAACACCGCCCGGACTGGACCGATGAATTTTTTATCGGTAAGGTCAAGGGCGAACACGGTTCCGCGGGCACCTCGCTGGAAGAAATGATCGACCAGATGGACGAGGCGGGCATTGAATATGCTTTTCTGGTGGCGGCAAAGACCGGCCGTCCGGGCCTTCCGGGCTGTTATCATATGCCGCCGGAAGTGGTGGCGGAAGCCGTGGCCAAATATCCCAAACGGTTTTTCGGGCTGGTGGGTATTGACCCCTATCAGGGGATGGATGGGGTACGTGCCCTGGAAGATGACGTCAAAAACAAGGGCTTTATCGGGGCGCATCTTTATCCGCACTGGTTTGAGCTCGCACCCAACCACGCCAAATATTACCCCTTTTACGCCAAATGCATCGACCTGGATATTCCGATCCAGATGCAGGTTGGCCAGTCCCTGATATATGCCAAGAACAACCGTTGTCGTTCGGTCGGCCGGCCGATCTATCTGGATGATATTGCCTGTGATTTGCCGGAACTGAAACTGATCGGTTCGCATGTGGGGATCCCCTGGCATGAGGAAATGATCGCCATGGCCTGGAAGCACGAGAATGTCTATATCTGCACCGATGCCCACAGCCCGAAATACTGGCCCGAATCCGTCTGGAAATACATGAATTCCTATGGCCAGGATAAAGTCATCTTCGGCACGGATTTTCCAGTGTTGCGGTTTGGCCAGACGATAGAGGAAATCCGGGCTTACGGTCTGAAACCTGAGGTCGAGCGAAAGTTTCTGCGCAACAATGTCATCAAATTGTATCGCCTGGAACAGCGCGGCGTGCAGCCGGCGGTGGAGGTATGA